Proteins encoded together in one Amblyomma americanum isolate KBUSLIRL-KWMA chromosome 1, ASM5285725v1, whole genome shotgun sequence window:
- the LOC144115893 gene encoding uncharacterized protein LOC144115893 isoform X7: MQFLKHNSSTLCDEMVVSLLLEHVWMSTSCFHSLCKLCFEVFPFKQPPESFSYDKHSDCVKGFSILSAFSVMAFNPALSLTLCRSCFEFLEELLHMMPTHTLERHIAILQEAIKKGISDADPEARAFSRKAFWGFSDHFKEQADVLLNSLDTSKQRMFQGELCMSNSSFSNSLNSAQGRPMKHSVSSHGSMENRSRPGSGTSTLVRRPGVRVYNTRSASVRPSSAIDLGTARRARSRAFSTTQNRGTGASLQQLDRLPW, encoded by the exons ATGCAATTCCTAAAACATAACTCAAGCACCCTCTGTGATGAAATGGTTGTCAGCCTCCTTTTGGAGCATGTTTGGATGAGTACCAGTTGTTTTCATTCACTGTGCAAGCTGTGCTTTGAAGTCTTTCCTTTCAAACAACCACCAGAAAGCTTTTCGTATGACAAACATAGCGATTGTGTCAAAGGTTTTAGCATTCTCTCAGCATTTTCAGTGATGGCTTTTAATCCTGCCTTGTCTTTAACCTTGTGCAGATCATGCTTTGAGTTTCTCGAAGAGCTGTTGCACATGATGCCCACGCACACTTTGGAAAGGCACATTGCCATCCTCCAGGAGGCCATCAAGAAGGGAATCAGCGATGCTGACCCTGAAGCCCGTGCCTTTTCACGCAA GGCCTTCTGGGGCTTTTCAGACCATTTTAAGGAGCAGGCGGATGTGCTGCTCAACTCGCTGGATACGAGCAAGCAGCGCATGTTTCAGGGCGAGCTGTGCATGAGCAATTCCTCATTCAGCAACTCGCTCAACAGCGCCCAGGGCCGACCCATGAAACACTCGGTCTCCAGCCACGGATCCATGGAAAACCGCAG CAGGCCCGGAAGCGGTACTTCGACTCTGGTGCGGAGGCCTGGCGTGCGGGTCTACAACACCAGGAGTGCCTCTG TTCGCCCCAGTAGTGCCATTGACTTGGGGACCGCAAGAAGGGCTCGATCGCGCGCCTTTTCCACTACACAAAACAGGGGCACTGGAGCATCACTGC AACAGCTTGATCGTCTGCCTTGGTGA
- the LOC144115893 gene encoding uncharacterized protein LOC144115893 isoform X4 → MQFLKHNSSTLCDEMVVSLLLEHVWMSTSCFHSLCKLCFEVFPFKQPPESFSYDKHSDCVKGFSILSAFSVMAFNPALSLTLCRSCFEFLEELLHMMPTHTLERHIAILQEAIKKGISDADPEARAFSRKAFWGFSDHFKEQADVLLNSLDTSKQRMFQGELCMSNSSFSNSLNSAQGRPMKHSVSSHGSMENRSRPGSGTSTLVRRPGVRVYNTRSASVRPSSAIDLGTARRARSRAFSTTQNRGTGASLHMVPLLSRKFGVVVTFFRFALPPTCL, encoded by the exons ATGCAATTCCTAAAACATAACTCAAGCACCCTCTGTGATGAAATGGTTGTCAGCCTCCTTTTGGAGCATGTTTGGATGAGTACCAGTTGTTTTCATTCACTGTGCAAGCTGTGCTTTGAAGTCTTTCCTTTCAAACAACCACCAGAAAGCTTTTCGTATGACAAACATAGCGATTGTGTCAAAGGTTTTAGCATTCTCTCAGCATTTTCAGTGATGGCTTTTAATCCTGCCTTGTCTTTAACCTTGTGCAGATCATGCTTTGAGTTTCTCGAAGAGCTGTTGCACATGATGCCCACGCACACTTTGGAAAGGCACATTGCCATCCTCCAGGAGGCCATCAAGAAGGGAATCAGCGATGCTGACCCTGAAGCCCGTGCCTTTTCACGCAA GGCCTTCTGGGGCTTTTCAGACCATTTTAAGGAGCAGGCGGATGTGCTGCTCAACTCGCTGGATACGAGCAAGCAGCGCATGTTTCAGGGCGAGCTGTGCATGAGCAATTCCTCATTCAGCAACTCGCTCAACAGCGCCCAGGGCCGACCCATGAAACACTCGGTCTCCAGCCACGGATCCATGGAAAACCGCAG CAGGCCCGGAAGCGGTACTTCGACTCTGGTGCGGAGGCCTGGCGTGCGGGTCTACAACACCAGGAGTGCCTCTG TTCGCCCCAGTAGTGCCATTGACTTGGGGACCGCAAGAAGGGCTCGATCGCGCGCCTTTTCCACTACACAAAACAGGGGCACTGGAGCATCACTGC ATATGGTTCCACTGCTGTCACGCAAGTTCGGAGTGGTGGTGACTTTCTTCC GCTTTGCCTTGCCTCCCACATGTTTGTAA
- the LOC144115893 gene encoding CLIP-associating protein 1-like isoform X13: protein MQFLKHNSSTLCDEMVVSLLLEHVWMSTSCFHSLCKLCFEVFPFKQPPESFSYDKHSDCVKGFSILSAFSVMAFNPALSLTLCRSCFEFLEELLHMMPTHTLERHIAILQEAIKKGISDADPEARAFSRKAFWGFSDHFKEQADVLLNSLDTSKQRMFQGELCMSNSSFSNSLNSAQGRPMKHSVSSHGSMENRRPGSGTSTLVRRPGVRVYNTRSASVRPSSAIDLGTARRARSRAFSTTQNRGTGASLHMVPLLSRKFGVVVTFFP, encoded by the exons ATGCAATTCCTAAAACATAACTCAAGCACCCTCTGTGATGAAATGGTTGTCAGCCTCCTTTTGGAGCATGTTTGGATGAGTACCAGTTGTTTTCATTCACTGTGCAAGCTGTGCTTTGAAGTCTTTCCTTTCAAACAACCACCAGAAAGCTTTTCGTATGACAAACATAGCGATTGTGTCAAAGGTTTTAGCATTCTCTCAGCATTTTCAGTGATGGCTTTTAATCCTGCCTTGTCTTTAACCTTGTGCAGATCATGCTTTGAGTTTCTCGAAGAGCTGTTGCACATGATGCCCACGCACACTTTGGAAAGGCACATTGCCATCCTCCAGGAGGCCATCAAGAAGGGAATCAGCGATGCTGACCCTGAAGCCCGTGCCTTTTCACGCAA GGCCTTCTGGGGCTTTTCAGACCATTTTAAGGAGCAGGCGGATGTGCTGCTCAACTCGCTGGATACGAGCAAGCAGCGCATGTTTCAGGGCGAGCTGTGCATGAGCAATTCCTCATTCAGCAACTCGCTCAACAGCGCCCAGGGCCGACCCATGAAACACTCGGTCTCCAGCCACGGATCCATGGAAAACCGCAG GCCCGGAAGCGGTACTTCGACTCTGGTGCGGAGGCCTGGCGTGCGGGTCTACAACACCAGGAGTGCCTCTG TTCGCCCCAGTAGTGCCATTGACTTGGGGACCGCAAGAAGGGCTCGATCGCGCGCCTTTTCCACTACACAAAACAGGGGCACTGGAGCATCACTGC ATATGGTTCCACTGCTGTCACGCAAGTTCGGAGTGGTGGTGACTTTCTTCC CGTGA
- the LOC144115893 gene encoding uncharacterized protein LOC144115893 isoform X5, with translation MQFLKHNSSTLCDEMVVSLLLEHVWMSTSCFHSLCKLCFEVFPFKQPPESFSYDKHSDCVKGFSILSAFSVMAFNPALSLTLCRSCFEFLEELLHMMPTHTLERHIAILQEAIKKGISDADPEARAFSRKAFWGFSDHFKEQADVLLNSLDTSKQRMFQGELCMSNSSFSNSLNSAQGRPMKHSVSSHGSMENRSRPGSGTSTLVRRPGVRVYNTRSASVRPSSAIDLGTARRARSRAFSTTQNRGTGASLHMVPLLSRKFGVVVTFFP, from the exons ATGCAATTCCTAAAACATAACTCAAGCACCCTCTGTGATGAAATGGTTGTCAGCCTCCTTTTGGAGCATGTTTGGATGAGTACCAGTTGTTTTCATTCACTGTGCAAGCTGTGCTTTGAAGTCTTTCCTTTCAAACAACCACCAGAAAGCTTTTCGTATGACAAACATAGCGATTGTGTCAAAGGTTTTAGCATTCTCTCAGCATTTTCAGTGATGGCTTTTAATCCTGCCTTGTCTTTAACCTTGTGCAGATCATGCTTTGAGTTTCTCGAAGAGCTGTTGCACATGATGCCCACGCACACTTTGGAAAGGCACATTGCCATCCTCCAGGAGGCCATCAAGAAGGGAATCAGCGATGCTGACCCTGAAGCCCGTGCCTTTTCACGCAA GGCCTTCTGGGGCTTTTCAGACCATTTTAAGGAGCAGGCGGATGTGCTGCTCAACTCGCTGGATACGAGCAAGCAGCGCATGTTTCAGGGCGAGCTGTGCATGAGCAATTCCTCATTCAGCAACTCGCTCAACAGCGCCCAGGGCCGACCCATGAAACACTCGGTCTCCAGCCACGGATCCATGGAAAACCGCAG CAGGCCCGGAAGCGGTACTTCGACTCTGGTGCGGAGGCCTGGCGTGCGGGTCTACAACACCAGGAGTGCCTCTG TTCGCCCCAGTAGTGCCATTGACTTGGGGACCGCAAGAAGGGCTCGATCGCGCGCCTTTTCCACTACACAAAACAGGGGCACTGGAGCATCACTGC ATATGGTTCCACTGCTGTCACGCAAGTTCGGAGTGGTGGTGACTTTCTTCC CGTGA
- the LOC144115893 gene encoding uncharacterized protein LOC144115893 isoform X6 yields the protein MQFLKHNSSTLCDEMVVSLLLEHVWMSTSCFHSLCKLCFEVFPFKQPPESFSYDKHSDCVKGFSILSAFSVMAFNPALSLTLCRSCFEFLEELLHMMPTHTLERHIAILQEAIKKGISDADPEARAFSRKAFWGFSDHFKEQADVLLNSLDTSKQRMFQGELCMSNSSFSNSLNSAQGRPMKHSVSSHGSMENRSRPGSGTSTLVRRPGVRVYNTRSASVRPSSAIDLGTARRARSRAFSTTQNRGTGASLLSLPPQLGCPRCS from the exons ATGCAATTCCTAAAACATAACTCAAGCACCCTCTGTGATGAAATGGTTGTCAGCCTCCTTTTGGAGCATGTTTGGATGAGTACCAGTTGTTTTCATTCACTGTGCAAGCTGTGCTTTGAAGTCTTTCCTTTCAAACAACCACCAGAAAGCTTTTCGTATGACAAACATAGCGATTGTGTCAAAGGTTTTAGCATTCTCTCAGCATTTTCAGTGATGGCTTTTAATCCTGCCTTGTCTTTAACCTTGTGCAGATCATGCTTTGAGTTTCTCGAAGAGCTGTTGCACATGATGCCCACGCACACTTTGGAAAGGCACATTGCCATCCTCCAGGAGGCCATCAAGAAGGGAATCAGCGATGCTGACCCTGAAGCCCGTGCCTTTTCACGCAA GGCCTTCTGGGGCTTTTCAGACCATTTTAAGGAGCAGGCGGATGTGCTGCTCAACTCGCTGGATACGAGCAAGCAGCGCATGTTTCAGGGCGAGCTGTGCATGAGCAATTCCTCATTCAGCAACTCGCTCAACAGCGCCCAGGGCCGACCCATGAAACACTCGGTCTCCAGCCACGGATCCATGGAAAACCGCAG CAGGCCCGGAAGCGGTACTTCGACTCTGGTGCGGAGGCCTGGCGTGCGGGTCTACAACACCAGGAGTGCCTCTG TTCGCCCCAGTAGTGCCATTGACTTGGGGACCGCAAGAAGGGCTCGATCGCGCGCCTTTTCCACTACACAAAACAGGGGCACTGGAGCATCACTGC TTTCACTTCCACCACAGCTTGGTTGCCCACGGTGTAGCTGA
- the LOC144115893 gene encoding uncharacterized protein LOC144115893 isoform X3, whose product MQFLKHNSSTLCDEMVVSLLLEHVWMSTSCFHSLCKLCFEVFPFKQPPESFSYDKHSDCVKGFSILSAFSVMAFNPALSLTLCRSCFEFLEELLHMMPTHTLERHIAILQEAIKKGISDADPEARAFSRKAFWGFSDHFKEQADVLLNSLDTSKQRMFQGELCMSNSSFSNSLNSAQGRPMKHSVSSHGSMENRSRPGSGTSTLVRRPGVRVYNTRSASVRPSSAIDLGTARRARSRAFSTTQNRGTGASLHMVPLLSRKFGVVVTFFLSLPPQLGCPRCS is encoded by the exons ATGCAATTCCTAAAACATAACTCAAGCACCCTCTGTGATGAAATGGTTGTCAGCCTCCTTTTGGAGCATGTTTGGATGAGTACCAGTTGTTTTCATTCACTGTGCAAGCTGTGCTTTGAAGTCTTTCCTTTCAAACAACCACCAGAAAGCTTTTCGTATGACAAACATAGCGATTGTGTCAAAGGTTTTAGCATTCTCTCAGCATTTTCAGTGATGGCTTTTAATCCTGCCTTGTCTTTAACCTTGTGCAGATCATGCTTTGAGTTTCTCGAAGAGCTGTTGCACATGATGCCCACGCACACTTTGGAAAGGCACATTGCCATCCTCCAGGAGGCCATCAAGAAGGGAATCAGCGATGCTGACCCTGAAGCCCGTGCCTTTTCACGCAA GGCCTTCTGGGGCTTTTCAGACCATTTTAAGGAGCAGGCGGATGTGCTGCTCAACTCGCTGGATACGAGCAAGCAGCGCATGTTTCAGGGCGAGCTGTGCATGAGCAATTCCTCATTCAGCAACTCGCTCAACAGCGCCCAGGGCCGACCCATGAAACACTCGGTCTCCAGCCACGGATCCATGGAAAACCGCAG CAGGCCCGGAAGCGGTACTTCGACTCTGGTGCGGAGGCCTGGCGTGCGGGTCTACAACACCAGGAGTGCCTCTG TTCGCCCCAGTAGTGCCATTGACTTGGGGACCGCAAGAAGGGCTCGATCGCGCGCCTTTTCCACTACACAAAACAGGGGCACTGGAGCATCACTGC ATATGGTTCCACTGCTGTCACGCAAGTTCGGAGTGGTGGTGACTTTCTTCC TTTCACTTCCACCACAGCTTGGTTGCCCACGGTGTAGCTGA
- the LOC144115893 gene encoding uncharacterized protein LOC144115893 isoform X9, with amino-acid sequence MQFLKHNSSTLCDEMVVSLLLEHVWMSTSCFHSLCKLCFEVFPFKQPPESFSYDKHSDCVKGFSILSAFSVMAFNPALSLTLCRSCFEFLEELLHMMPTHTLERHIAILQEAIKKGISDADPEARAFSRKAFWGFSDHFKEQADVLLNSLDTSKQRMFQGELCMSNSSFSNSLNSAQGRPMKHSVSSHGSMENRSRPGSGTSTLVRRPGVRVYNTRSASVRPSSAIDLGTARRARSRAFSTTQNRGTGASLPRSGTK; translated from the exons ATGCAATTCCTAAAACATAACTCAAGCACCCTCTGTGATGAAATGGTTGTCAGCCTCCTTTTGGAGCATGTTTGGATGAGTACCAGTTGTTTTCATTCACTGTGCAAGCTGTGCTTTGAAGTCTTTCCTTTCAAACAACCACCAGAAAGCTTTTCGTATGACAAACATAGCGATTGTGTCAAAGGTTTTAGCATTCTCTCAGCATTTTCAGTGATGGCTTTTAATCCTGCCTTGTCTTTAACCTTGTGCAGATCATGCTTTGAGTTTCTCGAAGAGCTGTTGCACATGATGCCCACGCACACTTTGGAAAGGCACATTGCCATCCTCCAGGAGGCCATCAAGAAGGGAATCAGCGATGCTGACCCTGAAGCCCGTGCCTTTTCACGCAA GGCCTTCTGGGGCTTTTCAGACCATTTTAAGGAGCAGGCGGATGTGCTGCTCAACTCGCTGGATACGAGCAAGCAGCGCATGTTTCAGGGCGAGCTGTGCATGAGCAATTCCTCATTCAGCAACTCGCTCAACAGCGCCCAGGGCCGACCCATGAAACACTCGGTCTCCAGCCACGGATCCATGGAAAACCGCAG CAGGCCCGGAAGCGGTACTTCGACTCTGGTGCGGAGGCCTGGCGTGCGGGTCTACAACACCAGGAGTGCCTCTG TTCGCCCCAGTAGTGCCATTGACTTGGGGACCGCAAGAAGGGCTCGATCGCGCGCCTTTTCCACTACACAAAACAGGGGCACTGGAGCATCACTGC CTCGTTCAGGAACAAAATGA
- the LOC144115893 gene encoding uncharacterized protein LOC144115893 isoform X11 — protein MQFLKHNSSTLCDEMVVSLLLEHVWMSTSCFHSLCKLCFEVFPFKQPPESFSYDKHSDCVKGFSILSAFSVMAFNPALSLTLCRSCFEFLEELLHMMPTHTLERHIAILQEAIKKGISDADPEARAFSRKAFWGFSDHFKEQADVLLNSLDTSKQRMFQGELCMSNSSFSNSLNSAQGRPMKHSVSSHGSMENRRPGSGTSTLVRRPGVRVYNTRSASARSGTK, from the exons ATGCAATTCCTAAAACATAACTCAAGCACCCTCTGTGATGAAATGGTTGTCAGCCTCCTTTTGGAGCATGTTTGGATGAGTACCAGTTGTTTTCATTCACTGTGCAAGCTGTGCTTTGAAGTCTTTCCTTTCAAACAACCACCAGAAAGCTTTTCGTATGACAAACATAGCGATTGTGTCAAAGGTTTTAGCATTCTCTCAGCATTTTCAGTGATGGCTTTTAATCCTGCCTTGTCTTTAACCTTGTGCAGATCATGCTTTGAGTTTCTCGAAGAGCTGTTGCACATGATGCCCACGCACACTTTGGAAAGGCACATTGCCATCCTCCAGGAGGCCATCAAGAAGGGAATCAGCGATGCTGACCCTGAAGCCCGTGCCTTTTCACGCAA GGCCTTCTGGGGCTTTTCAGACCATTTTAAGGAGCAGGCGGATGTGCTGCTCAACTCGCTGGATACGAGCAAGCAGCGCATGTTTCAGGGCGAGCTGTGCATGAGCAATTCCTCATTCAGCAACTCGCTCAACAGCGCCCAGGGCCGACCCATGAAACACTCGGTCTCCAGCCACGGATCCATGGAAAACCGCAG GCCCGGAAGCGGTACTTCGACTCTGGTGCGGAGGCCTGGCGTGCGGGTCTACAACACCAGGAGTGCCTCTG CTCGTTCAGGAACAAAATGA
- the LOC144115893 gene encoding CLIP-associating protein 1-like isoform X2: MQFLKHNSSTLCDEMVVSLLLEHVWMSTSCFHSLCKLCFEVFPFKQPPESFSYDKHSDCVKGFSILSAFSVMAFNPALSLTLCRSCFEFLEELLHMMPTHTLERHIAILQEAIKKGISDADPEARAFSRKAFWGFSDHFKEQADVLLNSLDTSKQRMFQGELCMSNSSFSNSLNSAQGRPMKHSVSSHGSMENRRPGSGTSTLVRRPGVRVYNTRSASVRPSSAIDLGTARRARSRAFSTTQNRGTGASLHMVPLLSRKFGVVVTFFRTARHLQLEGLGGPAHVCRPDIATCCGNSGCQRHVPTRPT, translated from the exons ATGCAATTCCTAAAACATAACTCAAGCACCCTCTGTGATGAAATGGTTGTCAGCCTCCTTTTGGAGCATGTTTGGATGAGTACCAGTTGTTTTCATTCACTGTGCAAGCTGTGCTTTGAAGTCTTTCCTTTCAAACAACCACCAGAAAGCTTTTCGTATGACAAACATAGCGATTGTGTCAAAGGTTTTAGCATTCTCTCAGCATTTTCAGTGATGGCTTTTAATCCTGCCTTGTCTTTAACCTTGTGCAGATCATGCTTTGAGTTTCTCGAAGAGCTGTTGCACATGATGCCCACGCACACTTTGGAAAGGCACATTGCCATCCTCCAGGAGGCCATCAAGAAGGGAATCAGCGATGCTGACCCTGAAGCCCGTGCCTTTTCACGCAA GGCCTTCTGGGGCTTTTCAGACCATTTTAAGGAGCAGGCGGATGTGCTGCTCAACTCGCTGGATACGAGCAAGCAGCGCATGTTTCAGGGCGAGCTGTGCATGAGCAATTCCTCATTCAGCAACTCGCTCAACAGCGCCCAGGGCCGACCCATGAAACACTCGGTCTCCAGCCACGGATCCATGGAAAACCGCAG GCCCGGAAGCGGTACTTCGACTCTGGTGCGGAGGCCTGGCGTGCGGGTCTACAACACCAGGAGTGCCTCTG TTCGCCCCAGTAGTGCCATTGACTTGGGGACCGCAAGAAGGGCTCGATCGCGCGCCTTTTCCACTACACAAAACAGGGGCACTGGAGCATCACTGC ATATGGTTCCACTGCTGTCACGCAAGTTCGGAGTGGTGGTGACTTTCTTCC GAACAGCACGCCATCTCCAGCTGgaaggactgggaggtcctgctcacgtctgcagacccgacatcgcaacTTGCTGCGGTAACTCGGGCTGCCAACGTCACGTCCCAACACGACCAACATGA
- the LOC144115893 gene encoding CLIP-associating protein 1-like isoform X8, producing the protein MQFLKHNSSTLCDEMVVSLLLEHVWMSTSCFHSLCKLCFEVFPFKQPPESFSYDKHSDCVKGFSILSAFSVMAFNPALSLTLCRSCFEFLEELLHMMPTHTLERHIAILQEAIKKGISDADPEARAFSRKAFWGFSDHFKEQADVLLNSLDTSKQRMFQGELCMSNSSFSNSLNSAQGRPMKHSVSSHGSMENRRPGSGTSTLVRRPGVRVYNTRSASVRPSSAIDLGTARRARSRAFSTTQNRGTGASLQQLDRLPW; encoded by the exons ATGCAATTCCTAAAACATAACTCAAGCACCCTCTGTGATGAAATGGTTGTCAGCCTCCTTTTGGAGCATGTTTGGATGAGTACCAGTTGTTTTCATTCACTGTGCAAGCTGTGCTTTGAAGTCTTTCCTTTCAAACAACCACCAGAAAGCTTTTCGTATGACAAACATAGCGATTGTGTCAAAGGTTTTAGCATTCTCTCAGCATTTTCAGTGATGGCTTTTAATCCTGCCTTGTCTTTAACCTTGTGCAGATCATGCTTTGAGTTTCTCGAAGAGCTGTTGCACATGATGCCCACGCACACTTTGGAAAGGCACATTGCCATCCTCCAGGAGGCCATCAAGAAGGGAATCAGCGATGCTGACCCTGAAGCCCGTGCCTTTTCACGCAA GGCCTTCTGGGGCTTTTCAGACCATTTTAAGGAGCAGGCGGATGTGCTGCTCAACTCGCTGGATACGAGCAAGCAGCGCATGTTTCAGGGCGAGCTGTGCATGAGCAATTCCTCATTCAGCAACTCGCTCAACAGCGCCCAGGGCCGACCCATGAAACACTCGGTCTCCAGCCACGGATCCATGGAAAACCGCAG GCCCGGAAGCGGTACTTCGACTCTGGTGCGGAGGCCTGGCGTGCGGGTCTACAACACCAGGAGTGCCTCTG TTCGCCCCAGTAGTGCCATTGACTTGGGGACCGCAAGAAGGGCTCGATCGCGCGCCTTTTCCACTACACAAAACAGGGGCACTGGAGCATCACTGC AACAGCTTGATCGTCTGCCTTGGTGA
- the LOC144115893 gene encoding CLIP-associating protein 1-B-like isoform X10, with translation MQFLKHNSSTLCDEMVVSLLLEHVWMSTSCFHSLCKLCFEVFPFKQPPESFSYDKHSDCVKGFSILSAFSVMAFNPALSLTLCRSCFEFLEELLHMMPTHTLERHIAILQEAIKKGISDADPEARAFSRKAFWGFSDHFKEQADVLLNSLDTSKQRMFQGELCMSNSSFSNSLNSAQGRPMKHSVSSHGSMENRSRPGSGTSTLVRRPGVRVYNTRSASARSGTK, from the exons ATGCAATTCCTAAAACATAACTCAAGCACCCTCTGTGATGAAATGGTTGTCAGCCTCCTTTTGGAGCATGTTTGGATGAGTACCAGTTGTTTTCATTCACTGTGCAAGCTGTGCTTTGAAGTCTTTCCTTTCAAACAACCACCAGAAAGCTTTTCGTATGACAAACATAGCGATTGTGTCAAAGGTTTTAGCATTCTCTCAGCATTTTCAGTGATGGCTTTTAATCCTGCCTTGTCTTTAACCTTGTGCAGATCATGCTTTGAGTTTCTCGAAGAGCTGTTGCACATGATGCCCACGCACACTTTGGAAAGGCACATTGCCATCCTCCAGGAGGCCATCAAGAAGGGAATCAGCGATGCTGACCCTGAAGCCCGTGCCTTTTCACGCAA GGCCTTCTGGGGCTTTTCAGACCATTTTAAGGAGCAGGCGGATGTGCTGCTCAACTCGCTGGATACGAGCAAGCAGCGCATGTTTCAGGGCGAGCTGTGCATGAGCAATTCCTCATTCAGCAACTCGCTCAACAGCGCCCAGGGCCGACCCATGAAACACTCGGTCTCCAGCCACGGATCCATGGAAAACCGCAG CAGGCCCGGAAGCGGTACTTCGACTCTGGTGCGGAGGCCTGGCGTGCGGGTCTACAACACCAGGAGTGCCTCTG CTCGTTCAGGAACAAAATGA
- the LOC144115893 gene encoding uncharacterized protein LOC144115893 isoform X1 — MQFLKHNSSTLCDEMVVSLLLEHVWMSTSCFHSLCKLCFEVFPFKQPPESFSYDKHSDCVKGFSILSAFSVMAFNPALSLTLCRSCFEFLEELLHMMPTHTLERHIAILQEAIKKGISDADPEARAFSRKAFWGFSDHFKEQADVLLNSLDTSKQRMFQGELCMSNSSFSNSLNSAQGRPMKHSVSSHGSMENRSRPGSGTSTLVRRPGVRVYNTRSASVRPSSAIDLGTARRARSRAFSTTQNRGTGASLHMVPLLSRKFGVVVTFFRTARHLQLEGLGGPAHVCRPDIATCCGNSGCQRHVPTRPT, encoded by the exons ATGCAATTCCTAAAACATAACTCAAGCACCCTCTGTGATGAAATGGTTGTCAGCCTCCTTTTGGAGCATGTTTGGATGAGTACCAGTTGTTTTCATTCACTGTGCAAGCTGTGCTTTGAAGTCTTTCCTTTCAAACAACCACCAGAAAGCTTTTCGTATGACAAACATAGCGATTGTGTCAAAGGTTTTAGCATTCTCTCAGCATTTTCAGTGATGGCTTTTAATCCTGCCTTGTCTTTAACCTTGTGCAGATCATGCTTTGAGTTTCTCGAAGAGCTGTTGCACATGATGCCCACGCACACTTTGGAAAGGCACATTGCCATCCTCCAGGAGGCCATCAAGAAGGGAATCAGCGATGCTGACCCTGAAGCCCGTGCCTTTTCACGCAA GGCCTTCTGGGGCTTTTCAGACCATTTTAAGGAGCAGGCGGATGTGCTGCTCAACTCGCTGGATACGAGCAAGCAGCGCATGTTTCAGGGCGAGCTGTGCATGAGCAATTCCTCATTCAGCAACTCGCTCAACAGCGCCCAGGGCCGACCCATGAAACACTCGGTCTCCAGCCACGGATCCATGGAAAACCGCAG CAGGCCCGGAAGCGGTACTTCGACTCTGGTGCGGAGGCCTGGCGTGCGGGTCTACAACACCAGGAGTGCCTCTG TTCGCCCCAGTAGTGCCATTGACTTGGGGACCGCAAGAAGGGCTCGATCGCGCGCCTTTTCCACTACACAAAACAGGGGCACTGGAGCATCACTGC ATATGGTTCCACTGCTGTCACGCAAGTTCGGAGTGGTGGTGACTTTCTTCC GAACAGCACGCCATCTCCAGCTGgaaggactgggaggtcctgctcacgtctgcagacccgacatcgcaacTTGCTGCGGTAACTCGGGCTGCCAACGTCACGTCCCAACACGACCAACATGA
- the LOC144115893 gene encoding CLIP-associating protein 1-like isoform X14: protein MMPTHTLERHIAILQEAIKKGISDADPEARAFSRKAFWGFSDHFKEQADVLLNSLDTSKQRMFQGELCMSNSSFSNSLNSAQGRPMKHSVSSHGSMENRRPGSGTSTLVRRPGVRVYNTRSASVRPSSAIDLGTARRARSRAFSTTQNRGTGASLQQLDRLPW from the exons ATGATGCCCACGCACACTTTGGAAAGGCACATTGCCATCCTCCAGGAGGCCATCAAGAAGGGAATCAGCGATGCTGACCCTGAAGCCCGTGCCTTTTCACGCAA GGCCTTCTGGGGCTTTTCAGACCATTTTAAGGAGCAGGCGGATGTGCTGCTCAACTCGCTGGATACGAGCAAGCAGCGCATGTTTCAGGGCGAGCTGTGCATGAGCAATTCCTCATTCAGCAACTCGCTCAACAGCGCCCAGGGCCGACCCATGAAACACTCGGTCTCCAGCCACGGATCCATGGAAAACCGCAG GCCCGGAAGCGGTACTTCGACTCTGGTGCGGAGGCCTGGCGTGCGGGTCTACAACACCAGGAGTGCCTCTG TTCGCCCCAGTAGTGCCATTGACTTGGGGACCGCAAGAAGGGCTCGATCGCGCGCCTTTTCCACTACACAAAACAGGGGCACTGGAGCATCACTGC AACAGCTTGATCGTCTGCCTTGGTGA